The window TTTTTATTTGTTTTTAGCATTCCGATTAGTTCTCCTGTGGAAGATATGTTTAACTTTTTCAGAATGTTTCTTCTATGCGTATCTACAGTATGGGAGCTAATATTTAATTTTTCTGAAATTTGTTTACTGGTATGATTTTGCACCAATAACCGAACAACATCGCGTTCTCTTTTACTTATTCCGCCTTCTAGAAATTTTTGAGAATGGTTATTAAAGTATATCGTTTCGTATTCATTTTGATAATTTAATAGCTTTGCTGAAGCTGTAATTTGCATTTTTATACTAGGATCTAAAACCGTGTAATGTGCTAAACCGATAATGGGTTTCATATCAGAATCGAAAGCTAAAGGTGTTGTATTTTGAACAATGTTTACATAGTCGCCTTTGGCATTTTTTAATCTATAATTCCACGTGTAATTTGCGTGTTGTCTTTTATCTGCAGGTATTTCACCAATAGTAAACTCCATTAAACTATTTAAAGCACTCAACCAGATATCAATATCTTCCGGATGAATTCTACTCCAAAAATAACGCATTCCTTTTGCTTTTAAATCATTTGTATCTAAGCCTAAACAGGAATTAAAATTCTTACTTATATATTCAAAAGTAAGATCTTGGGTATTGGTAATGCAGAAAAAAGTAGAACTATAAGGTAGATAAAAATCTAAATCTATAATTTTTTGAATATGCGTCTCTAAGGATGGCGTGTCATAAGACTCGAAAATAGATTTATAAAATTGTTTGATTTGCGCGTATTTCATAAAAAAGCAATTTGTAGGCATTTAGAAACATAAAGCAATTTAAAAAAAAAATCCTAACTAGGAAAACCAAGCATTTCTCCCATTCCAACAGTAAATAACCAACAACCATAAATAGCATGCTCTATAGTAACTAAAAGTGTAGATTTAGATTTGTTATAGGTTATGGCAAAAAGTATTCCTCCTAAAAAAGTCATGATTAAGACTAAAATATTTTTAAAAAATAAATGTGCTAATGAAAAAACAATGGCATTTACTAAAAAGAGCACAACATCACTTTTAAATAATTTTTGATACCGCTGAAAATAAAAAGTACGATATAACAACTCTTGTGGATATACCGAAAAAACACTGTAAAGGAACAAGATTCCAAGCCATAAAAAAGGCTTATTTATCACCACATTAAAAAGACTTTCTTTACTTGTAAACCAAACAAATACTATGGTGATAATCGCTATTATTAACAACTTTAGCAAAGTCATTTTCCAAAAGTGTTTCCAGTTTAAATTTGGGTTTATTTTAAATTTATTCTTCTCTACTTTAAGTAAAATATAAAGTACATAACCAAAACCAATACATCCCAATCCAAGCTTCAAATAAACAGGATATGAAAAAGCATAACTAACCGGAAGTAGTATAAAAATAATAAAGAATTCTATGTATCTATAAAGGTTAGCTTGCATAATTTTAGGTATAAAAAATAGCGTTAAATAATACAATTCATAAAAAAACTGTTATCGTTAAAAGTATTATTCTTTTTTGCTCTCAATGGTATTTAAAATCCAATTTAATTCAGGATCCTTGTTTTCTCTTCTATCTTTAATTGTTGGTAAAATTACATGATCTGGTTTTACACCATAACCACCTGGCTCTAGTTTATGTGGTGTTTCTAACTCCATTAAACCTATTCTAATTTTTAATTTTGTTTCTGGCAATTCATAGACTTTAAAAATACCTGCAACGGTCGAGTTGTATGCTCCTCCGGTTTCTTCACCAACAAAAACAGCTCTTTTATTTGCTTGTAATTGATTAGATAAAACAGAAGACGCCGAAAACGAATGCCCATTAATTAACACATAAACATCTCCTTTAAAATTATTTTCTTTAGGTTCTGCTAATTTGCTTTGCTTAAATTTATAATATAATTTACCATCTTCTTTTTTCGTTTTAAGCCAATTATAGACTACAATAACCGGAGAAAATACACCTACAAAAATTTTTAATCCAGTAGAAGAAGTATTCGACATTGCCATTTTTAAAAAGGGCACTCTACTATTTACTTCTCCTGCTTTAAGAAACTGAAAGGGTTCATCTGCTAAATACGAATACAATTCTGCAATTTCGGCAAGACTTCCTCCTCCATTATCACGTAAATCAATTACTAAGTTTTCTGCCTTTACGGAATCTATTTCTTTAAAAACTTCTTTATAAAACTTCTTTATATCCCCTCCCATGAAACCTCTTATTTTCATATACGCAACGCTACTATCCTTTCCTATAAAGTCTATATCTCGAATATATTCATCCCTTGTTTTATTATAACCATATAACACATTATGCTTTCGCTCAATTTTTGCTTTTTGTTTCTTTTCTTTACGCTGTTCCTTGGTAAGTTTAACAACTACTTCTTTTTTTATGCTATCGTTCTGTATGGTATCTTTCTTTTTTTCTTCTTTATTTACACGATTAAAAACTTTTTGAAACAATGAGTCTTCCTTTTTAAAAGTAACCTGTAAACTATCTATAAAGTATTTATCACTATTGTAATACGCGGCAAATCTTTTTCCTAAAATTCTATCCTGCAATGTGGTGTTATAGCCATCAGATGTGATTTGCCTTTTGATCTTAGCTATTACATCTGAAATTTCTTCGTCTTCTATTTTAACCACTTCGCTTCCTATCAAAAAAGAATCTTTCGATCTTATATTCGTTACCAAAAGGGTACCTTCTAAGTAATCAAAATCTAAGTCGTTAAACGTAAATTTCTTTTTAAGGAATGCTTTATAATCTTTTCTATTCAAGTGTTTTTTTGGCGCAAACACAATAATATGGCCTTGTCTTATACTACCTATAACGGGTCCTAATTTTGTGTAAAACGCATAAGTAGTTAATGGTTTGTTTATGGTTTGCTTTAAACTATCAAACTTAAAATCTAAGCGTTCTTCAGAAATATATAAATGAAGATTAGGATGATTCCGCTTTAGTTGGGTATATGTTTTATCTACATCGTTTTGTAAACTTTCAACAGAATGCAATGAAGTTATTTGTTGATTGAATTTTTCTGCACTAGAGCAGGAAGCTAAAAGTATAGTAAGGGTAAAAAGAAGTAAAAGTTTTTTCATAAAATTCGTATATCACTGATTAACAACAAAATAAACCTTTAACCAGCTTATTACACTTTAAATATACTATTTATATCATTTTAGAATCTCCTCGAATTCATAATTTTAAGAAAAAAATATGTTTAAACTTATACTGTAATTGCTGTAGTATGCTTCACTTCATTAATCATAAACATACTATGTGTACTCCCAATATGATTAATTTTAGTTAACCTATTCACCATAAATTCTCTAAAAGCTTCCATGTCTTTTACCAGTACTTTTAAAAGGTAATCATAATCTCCACTAATATGATAACACTCTAAAACCTCTTGTAAATCCGCCACTTCTTTTTCAAATTTAATCACATAATCTTGTGTGTGTTGCGTAAGTTTTACATGGCAAAAAGCAACAAAAGATTTGGACACTTTTTCTTTATTCACCAAAGCAACATACTTATTAATAACGCCTTGATTTTCTAGTTTTTTAATTCTCTCATACACTGCTGTAACCGAAAGATTTAATTTATTAGATAGCGCTTTGTTGGTCTGCTTACTGTCTTCTTGTAAAAGCTGAATTAGTTTTTTATCGATTGCGTCAAAAGTCATATTGAAAAATTTTCAGAAAAAACAGAAATAATTCTATTCTTTATTATTATAAAACTACAAAAATAACAAAATACAGATTTAAAATCTAAATAACCAATCATCTATTGATTATTAATCTAACAAGATAGTAATTTACATTTATATAAACTAAAACCAATTACTATTATGGCATTTAAACCAGCAAATAACATACAAGATCTTCAATATTTTGGCGAATTTGGAGGTGTAAACCCTTCCATTTCAGATTCTTCTACCTATACTTTCTTATCGGCAAAAACCATGTTCGATACTTTTGAAGGTAATGCAGATGGTTGCTATTTATATTCCCGTCATTCTACGCCTTCTAATTTATATTTAGGTGAAGCACTTGCTGCCATGGAAGGTACAGAAACTGCCAACGTTACTGCTTCCGGAATGGGTGCAATTACACCTGTAATCTTGCAACTTTGTGGTTCTGGAGATCATATTGTTTCTAGTAGAACAATTTATGGAGGAACGTACGCCTTCCTAAAAAACTTTACGCCGCGTTTTAATGTTTCTACTTCATTTGTAGATATTACAAAATTAGATGTTGTCGAAGCTGCAATTACTTCCAATACAAAAATTTTATACTGCGAATCGGTAAGTAACCCTTTATTAGAGGTTGCAGATATTGTAGGATTAGCAAAACTAGCAAAGAAACACAACCTAAAACTAGTAGTAGATAATACCTTTTCACCATTATCTATTTCTCCTGCAGAACTAGGCGCAGATGTAGTTATTCACAGTTTAACCAAATTCATCAATGGATCTTCTGATACCGTTGGAGGTGTAGTTTGTGGTACCCAAGAATTTATCAATGATTTACGAAATGTAAACGATGGTGCATGTATGCTTCTAGGATCTACCATGGATAGTTTACGCGCTGCTTCGGTTTTAAAAAACTTGAGAACCTTACATATTAGAATGCAACAACACAGTTTGAATGCATCCTATTTAGCGGAAAGATTTGAAAGCTTAGGTCTAAAAACAGTCTATCCTGGACTAAAATCACATCCTTCTCATGATTTATTTAAATCGATGATGAATGATAAATATGGTTTTGGTGGTATGCTAACTATTGATGTTGGTTCTATAGATAAAGCCAATGCCTTAATGGAATTAATGCAAGAAAAAAACCTTGGCTATTTAGCGGTAAGTTTAGGGTTTTACAAAACATTATTCTCTGCTCCTGGAAGTTCTACTTCTTCAGAAATACCTGAAGAGGAACAAGTTGCAATGGGATTAAGCGATGGTTTAATTCGTTTTTCTATCGGATTAGATGCAGATATAGAACGTACTTTTAATACCATGAAAACCTGTATGGAAACATTAGATATTCTGAAACCAGAAATGGTATAATCAAATGAAATAATAATAAAATAAGAGGTCTGAAGCAATTCGGACCTCTTTTGCATTTGCATACTTTATACGAAAATCGTAACATTACATTTCTTAAACCAATCAAATTCATGCATAAAGACGATAATCTTTCCGAAATTAATATTGAAGACCAAAAAATTATAGATAACAAAGAACTTAATATATGGGAAGCACTTATTCCTGTTGTCGTCTTAATGAGCTTATTAGCTTATAATATCTTTTTTGCGGATGGCGAAATGTTTGGAGAATACTCCAACCAAATCATTTTATTAATTGGAGGTTTTGTTGCTTTTATTGATGGTTTATTTAATAAAGTCACGCCTTTAATTATGGTGCAAGAGATTTGGGAAAACCTTAAAAGTGTTTTTGTACCCATTATGATTTTATTTCTTGTTGGTGCTTTAGCAGGAACTTGGCTAGTCAGTGGTGTTATTCCTGCAATGGTGTATTACGGATTACAAGTATTAAGTCCAGCGATATTTTTACCAGCTTCTGTAATTATTTGTGCTATTATTTCTGTTGCTACTGGAAGTTCTTGGACGACCTCTGCAACTGTAGGTATTGCCCTCGTTGGTATTGGTACTGCCTTAGGCATCAATCCA is drawn from Lacinutrix sp. WUR7 and contains these coding sequences:
- a CDS encoding LuxR C-terminal-related transcriptional regulator translates to MKYAQIKQFYKSIFESYDTPSLETHIQKIIDLDFYLPYSSTFFCITNTQDLTFEYISKNFNSCLGLDTNDLKAKGMRYFWSRIHPEDIDIWLSALNSLMEFTIGEIPADKRQHANYTWNYRLKNAKGDYVNIVQNTTPLAFDSDMKPIIGLAHYTVLDPSIKMQITASAKLLNYQNEYETIYFNNHSQKFLEGGISKRERDVVRLLVQNHTSKQISEKLNISSHTVDTHRRNILKKLNISSTGELIGMLKTNKNLI
- a CDS encoding CPBP family intramembrane glutamic endopeptidase → MQANLYRYIEFFIIFILLPVSYAFSYPVYLKLGLGCIGFGYVLYILLKVEKNKFKINPNLNWKHFWKMTLLKLLIIAIITIVFVWFTSKESLFNVVINKPFLWLGILFLYSVFSVYPQELLYRTFYFQRYQKLFKSDVVLFLVNAIVFSLAHLFFKNILVLIMTFLGGILFAITYNKSKSTLLVTIEHAIYGCWLFTVGMGEMLGFPS
- a CDS encoding S41 family peptidase is translated as MKKLLLLFTLTILLASCSSAEKFNQQITSLHSVESLQNDVDKTYTQLKRNHPNLHLYISEERLDFKFDSLKQTINKPLTTYAFYTKLGPVIGSIRQGHIIVFAPKKHLNRKDYKAFLKKKFTFNDLDFDYLEGTLLVTNIRSKDSFLIGSEVVKIEDEEISDVIAKIKRQITSDGYNTTLQDRILGKRFAAYYNSDKYFIDSLQVTFKKEDSLFQKVFNRVNKEEKKKDTIQNDSIKKEVVVKLTKEQRKEKKQKAKIERKHNVLYGYNKTRDEYIRDIDFIGKDSSVAYMKIRGFMGGDIKKFYKEVFKEIDSVKAENLVIDLRDNGGGSLAEIAELYSYLADEPFQFLKAGEVNSRVPFLKMAMSNTSSTGLKIFVGVFSPVIVVYNWLKTKKEDGKLYYKFKQSKLAEPKENNFKGDVYVLINGHSFSASSVLSNQLQANKRAVFVGEETGGAYNSTVAGIFKVYELPETKLKIRIGLMELETPHKLEPGGYGVKPDHVILPTIKDRRENKDPELNWILNTIESKKE
- a CDS encoding Lrp/AsnC family transcriptional regulator, with translation MTFDAIDKKLIQLLQEDSKQTNKALSNKLNLSVTAVYERIKKLENQGVINKYVALVNKEKVSKSFVAFCHVKLTQHTQDYVIKFEKEVADLQEVLECYHISGDYDYLLKVLVKDMEAFREFMVNRLTKINHIGSTHSMFMINEVKHTTAITV
- a CDS encoding aminotransferase class I/II-fold pyridoxal phosphate-dependent enzyme; the protein is MAFKPANNIQDLQYFGEFGGVNPSISDSSTYTFLSAKTMFDTFEGNADGCYLYSRHSTPSNLYLGEALAAMEGTETANVTASGMGAITPVILQLCGSGDHIVSSRTIYGGTYAFLKNFTPRFNVSTSFVDITKLDVVEAAITSNTKILYCESVSNPLLEVADIVGLAKLAKKHNLKLVVDNTFSPLSISPAELGADVVIHSLTKFINGSSDTVGGVVCGTQEFINDLRNVNDGACMLLGSTMDSLRAASVLKNLRTLHIRMQQHSLNASYLAERFESLGLKTVYPGLKSHPSHDLFKSMMNDKYGFGGMLTIDVGSIDKANALMELMQEKNLGYLAVSLGFYKTLFSAPGSSTSSEIPEEEQVAMGLSDGLIRFSIGLDADIERTFNTMKTCMETLDILKPEMV